A genomic stretch from Candidatus Tanganyikabacteria bacterium includes:
- a CDS encoding TldD/PmbA family protein — protein MPATLTDVQTLLAEALAASPAEATEFVYTETKEDLTRFGANAITQNVMKHSRSVGVRVQQGGREARVETAQVTPAGIARAISEALEVARFQQPDPALLPMLAEKQAYREVAWPKVTPETGPEGRAEGVARAVEACKREGARASGICSDLVTRTIVANSHGILADGIYREAEFSLTAEREGGSGWAKAVASTYEEVDLDRVVAHALEKCLKSEHPRDLPVGDYPVALHSAAVADLATMFMWLAFSGLAYQEGRHFAVGKLGEKFFDDKLGIADDPFEVPGLPFDYEGVAKDRTPLIEGGRLVGLAHDRHTARKAGVRPTGHGLPWPNTWGPIAQNLSIAPGDTPIEDVLRGLQRGLLITHLHYLNVVDQMDLSITGLTRDGVFWVEDGQIKYPVKNMRFTDSLLSLFGQIDAVSRERERSAAFWEGATLSPAMRLPKMHFSSPAGF, from the coding sequence ATGCCAGCTACCTTGACCGACGTCCAGACCCTGCTTGCCGAAGCCTTGGCCGCCTCGCCGGCCGAGGCGACCGAGTTCGTCTACACCGAGACGAAGGAGGATCTCACACGATTCGGCGCCAACGCCATCACGCAAAACGTGATGAAGCACAGCCGCTCGGTCGGCGTGCGCGTGCAGCAGGGAGGCCGCGAGGCGCGGGTCGAGACGGCGCAGGTGACGCCGGCCGGCATCGCCCGGGCGATTTCCGAGGCGCTTGAGGTCGCGCGGTTCCAGCAGCCCGATCCCGCCCTGTTGCCGATGCTCGCCGAGAAGCAGGCCTACCGGGAGGTCGCCTGGCCGAAGGTCACCCCGGAGACGGGGCCGGAAGGCCGTGCCGAGGGAGTGGCCAGGGCCGTCGAGGCGTGCAAGCGCGAAGGGGCACGGGCCAGCGGCATTTGCAGCGATCTGGTCACCCGGACCATCGTGGCGAACTCGCACGGCATCCTCGCCGACGGCATCTATCGCGAGGCCGAGTTCTCACTGACCGCCGAGAGGGAGGGCGGCAGCGGCTGGGCCAAGGCCGTGGCGTCGACCTACGAGGAGGTGGATCTCGACAGGGTCGTCGCGCATGCGCTCGAGAAATGCCTCAAGTCCGAGCACCCGCGAGATCTGCCGGTCGGCGACTATCCGGTCGCGCTGCACAGCGCCGCGGTGGCCGACCTGGCGACGATGTTCATGTGGCTCGCCTTCTCGGGCCTCGCCTACCAGGAGGGGCGCCATTTCGCGGTCGGCAAGCTCGGCGAGAAGTTCTTCGACGACAAGCTCGGGATCGCGGACGATCCGTTCGAGGTGCCCGGCCTGCCCTTCGACTACGAAGGCGTCGCCAAGGATCGCACGCCGCTCATAGAGGGCGGCCGCCTCGTCGGCCTCGCCCACGATCGCCACACGGCCCGCAAGGCCGGCGTGCGACCCACCGGGCATGGCCTGCCCTGGCCCAACACCTGGGGCCCGATCGCGCAGAACCTGAGCATCGCGCCCGGCGACACTCCCATCGAGGACGTGCTGCGCGGGCTGCAGCGCGGGTTGCTCATCACCCACCTTCACTATCTCAACGTCGTCGACCAGATGGACCTGTCCATCACCGGCCTGACTCGCGACGGCGTGTTCTGGGTCGAGGACGGGCAGATCAAGTATCCGGTCAAGAACATGCGTTTCACCGACTCGCTCTTGTCGCTCTTCGGCCAAATAGACGCCGTGTCTCGCGAGCGCGAGCGGTCCGCCGCCTTCTGGGAGGGTGCGACGCTCTCGCCCGCGATGCGGCTGCCCAAGATGCACTTCTCGAGCCCGGCCGGGTTCTAG
- a CDS encoding TldD/PmbA family protein, whose translation MRPLAEAALDAAQLAGATYADVRIVHRCDERVVVKNGTVGELDRSEDVGVGVRVIAGGAWGYASTYDLNPPALVAAAKLAVRIARASATVKVADVRLAPETGWRDRWQTPYQIDPFAVPVFDKLELLFAVDKILRERPEIAVAESAILSMRERTWFASSEGAFIDQEITRCGGGFEVTAVGNGDAQTRSFPASFRGHHKTTGYEIVPALKLVENAAKVRDEAIALLTAEPCPSGRTDLILGGAQLCLQIHESVGHANELDRVLGLESNYAGISFCTTEKQGNFRYGSDIVNLVADGTVPGGLATAGYDDDGVAAQRFHVVRDGIHQAYFTNRELAHHIAEERSRGCNRAEGWQNIPIIRIPNLSLMPGSWNLDELIADTKQGIYMDVNRSWSIDQMRLNFQFGCEVAWEIKDGKLGRMFKNPNYQGITPEFWNSCDAICDNSHFDLWSVLNCGKGQPGQTAEMSHGSSPARFRNVMCGITTH comes from the coding sequence GTGCGGCCCCTCGCCGAGGCCGCGCTCGACGCCGCGCAGCTGGCCGGCGCCACCTACGCCGACGTGCGCATCGTGCACCGCTGCGACGAGCGCGTGGTGGTGAAGAACGGCACGGTGGGCGAACTCGACCGCTCCGAGGACGTCGGCGTGGGCGTGCGCGTCATCGCCGGCGGCGCCTGGGGCTACGCGTCCACCTACGACCTCAACCCGCCTGCCCTGGTCGCGGCGGCCAAGCTGGCCGTGCGCATCGCTCGCGCCAGCGCGACCGTGAAGGTGGCCGACGTGCGCCTCGCGCCCGAGACCGGCTGGCGGGATCGCTGGCAGACTCCCTACCAGATCGACCCGTTCGCGGTGCCGGTCTTCGACAAGCTGGAACTGCTGTTCGCGGTCGACAAGATTCTGCGCGAGCGGCCGGAAATCGCGGTAGCCGAGAGCGCCATCCTCTCTATGCGCGAGCGCACGTGGTTCGCCTCGTCCGAGGGCGCGTTCATCGACCAGGAGATCACCCGCTGCGGCGGCGGCTTCGAGGTCACGGCCGTAGGCAACGGCGACGCGCAGACCCGGTCGTTCCCGGCCTCCTTCCGCGGCCACCACAAGACCACCGGCTACGAAATCGTACCGGCCCTGAAGCTGGTCGAGAATGCCGCCAAGGTGCGCGACGAGGCCATCGCGCTGCTCACGGCCGAGCCCTGCCCGTCGGGCCGCACCGACCTCATTCTCGGCGGCGCCCAGCTATGCCTGCAGATCCACGAGTCGGTGGGCCACGCCAACGAACTCGACCGCGTCCTGGGCCTCGAGTCCAACTACGCGGGCATCTCGTTCTGCACGACCGAGAAGCAGGGCAATTTCCGCTACGGCTCCGACATCGTCAACCTGGTCGCCGACGGCACCGTCCCGGGCGGCCTCGCGACGGCCGGGTACGACGACGACGGCGTGGCCGCGCAGCGCTTCCACGTGGTGCGGGACGGCATCCACCAGGCGTACTTCACCAACCGCGAACTCGCGCACCACATCGCCGAGGAGCGCTCGCGGGGCTGCAACCGCGCCGAGGGCTGGCAAAACATCCCGATCATCCGCATCCCCAACCTGTCGCTGATGCCGGGCTCCTGGAATCTCGACGAACTCATCGCGGACACCAAGCAAGGCATCTACATGGACGTCAACCGCTCGTGGTCGATCGACCAGATGCGCCTGAACTTCCAGTTCGGCTGCGAGGTCGCCTGGGAGATCAAGGACGGCAAGCTGGGCCGGATGTTCAAGAACCCCAACTACCAGGGCATCACGCCGGAGTTCTGGAACTCCTGCGACGCCATCTGCGACAACTCCCACTTCGACTTGTGGAGCGTGCTCAACTGCGGCAAGGGCCAGCCCGGCCAGACCGCCGAGATGAGCCACGGGTCTTCGCCGGCACGGTTCCGCAACGTCATGTGCGGCATCACCACGCACTGA